From Actinoplanes oblitus, a single genomic window includes:
- a CDS encoding DUF881 domain-containing protein has translation MAFQGGRGGASWQLALRRAARGLRPRRGGRRTIWSVGVPLIALAAGLLFTTSATTADGTALRDDRRPQLAQLIADKRDRLADSEKRAAALRAGVDAEAARLAEVDTPVKDAREHADAVREPAGFTALHGPGLTVTLNDSPRRGSDFGDNAPDNDDLVVHQGDVQAVVNAMWAGGAEAMTIMDVRVISTSAVRCVGNTLLLHNQVFSPPFKITAIGEPTAMHRALESAEGVRQFREAVTDFGLGYAERNEKDVTVPAYDGSTDLRSAQAAQ, from the coding sequence GTGGCTTTTCAAGGTGGGCGCGGGGGCGCCTCCTGGCAGCTGGCGCTGCGGCGCGCGGCTCGTGGACTGCGGCCGCGCCGGGGTGGCCGGCGGACCATCTGGTCCGTCGGAGTTCCGCTGATCGCGCTGGCCGCGGGCCTGCTCTTCACCACGTCCGCGACCACCGCGGACGGGACGGCACTGCGTGACGACCGGCGGCCACAGCTGGCCCAGCTGATCGCCGACAAGCGGGACCGCCTGGCCGACAGCGAGAAACGGGCCGCCGCCCTGCGCGCCGGCGTCGACGCCGAGGCGGCCCGGCTCGCCGAGGTGGACACGCCGGTGAAAGACGCCCGCGAGCACGCCGACGCGGTCCGCGAGCCGGCCGGCTTCACCGCCCTGCACGGACCCGGCCTCACCGTCACCCTCAACGACTCACCGCGACGCGGATCCGACTTCGGTGACAACGCCCCCGACAACGACGATCTGGTCGTTCACCAGGGCGATGTCCAGGCGGTGGTGAACGCGATGTGGGCCGGCGGGGCCGAGGCCATGACGATCATGGATGTCCGCGTGATCAGCACGAGCGCGGTACGCTGTGTCGGCAACACGCTGCTCCTTCACAACCAGGTTTTCTCGCCACCATTCAAGATCACAGCGATCGGCGAACCCACAGCGATGCATCGTGCGTTGGAGTCCGCAGAAGGAGTCAGGCAGTTCCGCGAGGCCGTCACCGATTTCGGGCTCGGCTACGCGGAGAGAAACGAAAAGGATGTGACAGTGCCGGCGTACGACGGGTCGACCGACCTCCGATCCGCACAGGCTGCCCAGTGA
- a CDS encoding cell division protein CrgA: protein MPKSQVRKKKVYTPPADIRPAVAAASKKPSPVWLPATAVTLIVVGIAWLVIYYLSSQQYPVASWRYWNLAVGFGCMVASLGILSRWR from the coding sequence GTGCCCAAGTCGCAGGTTCGTAAGAAGAAGGTCTACACCCCGCCCGCGGACATCCGTCCCGCGGTTGCGGCGGCGTCCAAGAAACCGAGCCCGGTCTGGCTGCCCGCCACCGCGGTCACCCTCATCGTGGTCGGCATCGCCTGGCTGGTGATCTACTACCTGTCCTCGCAGCAGTACCCGGTGGCGAGCTGGCGGTACTGGAACCTGGCGGTCGGTTTCGGCTGCATGGTGGCCTCGCTGGGCATCCTCTCCCGCTGGCGCTGA